The following is a genomic window from Methanofollis sp. UBA420.
CGGGTTCTTCCCTGCCGGCGTCGTGATCAGGGACGACTTCACCGTCACCTCGGCCGCATACGAGGACTTGTCCAGCATCACCGTGCCGGCGTCGACCGTGATCCCGCACTTCACCTTCACATCCTTCTTCTCGACAGAAAGGAAGCCCGGTTTCGTGATGACCAGGCGGTAGACGTCCTGGGGGAGACCAGTGCTGATCCGGCCGTCGGCCGTCGTCATCACCCTGTCGAAGGCCTCGTGTTCATTCCCGCGGAAGACCTCGATCGTCGCACCCTTCACCTTCTCCCCGTCCTTGTCCGTCACCAGGAGATTGAGGGTGCCGAGTTCGCCGGTGTGCGTCTTCGAGATGCTCACGTAGAGCCAGATCGAGCCGTCGCCGACATGCACCTTTACCGGGTAGTCGCCGACAGGCGTGTCCGCGGCCGTCTCCACCTCAAGGGTGACGGTCTTCGACCCGCCCTCCGGGATGGAGACGCGGTTCACCTCGGTCTTGCCGTCAATAAAACGCATCTCCCAGTTCCTGCTTCCGACAAATTTCTCCGTCCACAGTTTGATCTGGCCGCCTTCCGCCGCCGCGTTCCCGTTGTTCGCCGCGGTGAGGGAGAAAGTCGCCGTCTCCCCGGCCTCGACAACCTGGCCGGGGAAGTCGCAGGTGACCGAGACCGTCCCGGACGCCACCCCTTCCGCCGCAACCGGCAGGGGCAGGACCGTCGCGGCGAGCATCAGGAGGGCAAGGAGGAGGGCGGGCGCCCTCGTTCCGGCGGTCATCTCACGTCCTCCCGCATGAACCGCACCCACGCAAGCCCGAAGAAGAGGGCAGGCGTGATGATCAGCGCGGCGATGTTCTTTGCCATGTCACCGAGGAGGGCGAAGAGCGCCGAGAAACCTTCCTTCGGGATCTCATCGTCCATCTCCACATCCGAGAAACTGGAACTGCTCATCATCATCCGCGCCATGCCCGGATTGGTCACGGCATAGGCCAGTCTCTGGTAGTTGCTCGTCGGCGAGAGGAGAGAAACGGCGTCGCCGACAGCACCTCTCTGTTCCCAGTAGGCCCGCGACTTCTCCTCGTACTCCTGCCAGGCCTCGTCGACCTCAGGGTCGCGCACCATGCCGCCTTCCACGACCTCCACCGACTTCGTCACGTACATGCCGCCATAGCCGCCGTACCGTATCGTGTCGGTGTCTGGGGGCTCGGGGGGCTGGCCAAAGATCGCGGTGTAC
Proteins encoded in this region:
- a CDS encoding NEW3 domain-containing protein; its protein translation is MTAGTRAPALLLALLMLAATVLPLPVAAEGVASGTVSVTCDFPGQVVEAGETATFSLTAANNGNAAAEGGQIKLWTEKFVGSRNWEMRFIDGKTEVNRVSIPEGGSKTVTLEVETAADTPVGDYPVKVHVGDGSIWLYVSISKTHTGELGTLNLLVTDKDGEKVKGATIEVFRGNEHEAFDRVMTTADGRISTGLPQDVYRLVITKPGFLSVEKKDVKVKCGITVDAGTVMLDKSSYAAEVTVKSSLITTPAGKNPTFEMKLRNVGKADDTYRLTTDGLPEGWYARYKENAADTSDISEILVPAGEDKTLFLEAIPPYGTKVGDYSFNAVIESSSDVYTEDLTAKISGSYEMRLSADRYRYEANMGETLEFDALVRNIGNAGALTGIHFEVSAPQGWKATVTPSNVTSLQPGESKKVNVKVVPPPNIVASEYKVTLKAVSEQGEQSDDFRIVVKEQSFAAILGLLMLAGIAGGVWYYFRKYQRR